One genomic segment of Passer domesticus isolate bPasDom1 chromosome 21, bPasDom1.hap1, whole genome shotgun sequence includes these proteins:
- the LOC135284723 gene encoding uncharacterized protein LOC135284723 isoform X1, whose protein sequence is MEVKGHFTYRAIYNNASANVLAAGAELSPVQHKQKLFWAVTCHKPRPTRNNYSVTRSATATSRHGHRQSRSDCPLLFPPSPPIPFGPLLSIPVPSVPSGMDPAVPRATLKVLALCTALLVLVAAVTVAVAVSLWRSEVLGQLRGCRERAANESRELGTHLGELERDRERLRSDGDTLRRELARAQGDSARDNASLVSCRERAARLEANVTALGNELVALRRERAELAGAKVALQEEVARGAEQAQGLRRRLQEALEQQRELWERRERCEGRQRELQDSLRDYAAELEALRRRARDRGSGRRCPPGHRNNNASRSCALITRRVPGSIRHGRKEPGRRKY, encoded by the exons ATGGAGGTAAAAGGCCATTTTACATACAGAGCAATATACAATAATGCATCAGCTAATGTCCTCgcagctggggcagagctgtccCCTGTCCAGCACAAACAAAAACTATTCTGGGCCGTGACCTGCCACAAACCTCGGCCCACGCGCAACAATTACAGTGTCACCAGAAGCGCCACCGCCACATCCCGGCACGGCCACCGCCAGAGCAGGTCCGACTGTCCTCTCCTGTTCCCTCCGTCCCCTCCTATCCCCTTTGGTCCCCTCCTGTCCattcctgtcccctctgtcccctccggCATGGACCCCGCGGTGCCCAGGGCCACGCTGAAGGTGCTGGCGCTGTGCACGgcgctgctggtgctggtggcgGCGGTGACAGTGGCGGTGGCGGTGTCGCTGTGGCGCTCCgaggtgctggggcagctgcgggGCTGCCGGGAGCGGGCAGCGAACGAGAGCCGGGAGCTCGGGACCCACCTGGGGGAGCTGGAACGGGACCGGGAGCGGCTGCGGAGCGACGGGGACACGCTGCGCCGAGAGCTGGCACGGGCACAAGGGGACAGCGCCAGGGACAATGCCAGCCTCGTGTCCTGCCGGGAGCGCGCG gccaggctggaggccAATGTCACCGCGCTGGGGAACGAGCTGGTGGCGCTGCGGCGGGAGCGGGCCGAGCTGGCCGGTGCCAAAGTGGCGCTGCAAG AGGAGGTGGCGCGGGGCGCGGAGCAGGCGCAGGGGCTCCGGCGGCGGCTGCAGGaggcgctggagcagcagcgGGAGCTGTGGGAGCGCCGGGAGCGCTGCGAGGGGCGACAgcgggagctgcaggacagcct CCGGGACTACGCGGCCGAGCTGGAGGCGCTGCGGCGGCGGGCCCGGGACAGAGGCAGCGGGCGCAGGTGTCCCCCGGGTCACCG GAACAACAATGCCAGCAGAAGCTGTGCCCTGATAACCCGGCGGGTCCCCGGGAGCATCCGGCACGGCAGGAAGGAGCCTGGCAGGAGGAAATATTAA
- the PLVAP gene encoding plasmalemma vesicle-associated protein isoform X3, producing MEKSSFAMAKFGLEHKEAMPKRDCGFYLKYIFLFTSLIQFLIILGLVLFMVYGNAQAGTDTHLRLLEEQVQSHYRRIVTLSATNANLSRALNATLKDKDKLQGMALKVQRELEKCNSSQASSSIPQLRELLFRQVRLTECQVITTLINTTCNAEKLQLQRQLDQASSSKKSLEDSGRQSQAELAKATRERDRCQQDLQSARTEGDLSRMELEVQKHRCSSLQSDVSEKILRISELAKQYQCKEAEKELGQIRDRVEGLLRRQQERDAHFVWRSSCELSVQQCRHNCSRDTQELHKRIQGLEKREKDGEEERKRMQAEKEKVGKELEEKRKEAAATAESLRQQLGVCMGTKMSHLDLPGSRVPGSTARSGSFPGMGTYMELLKNPATLGTMAGMQNPAELQQMLQLMEQYTATLKNASG from the exons ATGGAGAAGAGCAGCTTCGCCATGGCCAAGTTCGGGCTGGAGCACAAGGAGGCGATGCCGAAGCGCGATTGCGGTTTTTACCTCaaatacattttccttttcacctCGCTGATCCAATTCCTGATCATCCTGGGGCTCGTGCTCTTCATGGTGTACGGGAACGCCCAGGCGGGCACTGACACccacctgaggctcctggaGGAGCAGGTGCAGAGCCACTACCGCAGGATTGTCACCCTGAGCGCCACCAACGCCAACCTGAGCCGCGCGCTCAACGCCACCCTGAAGGACAAGGACAAGCTGCAGGGGATGGCGCTGAAggtgcagagggagctggagaagtgTAACAGCAGCCAGGCCTCTAGCAGCATCCCGCAG CTGCGGGAGCTCCTGTTCCGGCAGGTGAGGCTGACCGAGTGCCAGGTGATCACCACCCTCATCAACACCACCTGCAATG CCgagaagctgcagctgcagcgGCAGCTGGACCAGGCCAGCTCATCCAAGAAAAGCCTGGAGGACAGCGGGCggcagagccaggctgagctggccAAAGCCACCCGTGAGAGGGACAGGTGccagcaggacctgcagagCGCCAGGACCGAGGGCGACCTGagcaggatggagctggaggTGCAGAAACAccgctgcagctccctgcagagcgATGTGAGCGAGAAAATCCTGAGGATTTCGGAGCTGGCCAAGCAATACCAGTGCAAAGAAGCCGagaaggagctggggcagatccgGGACCGCGTGGAGGGGCTGCTGCGGCGGCAGCAGGAGCGCGACGCGCACTTCGTGtggaggagcagctgtgagctGAGCGTGCAGCAGTGCCGCCACAACTGCTCCCGCGACACGCAGGAGCTGCACAAGAGGATCCAGGGCCTGGAGAAGCGCGAGAAGGACGGcgaggaggagaggaagaggatgCAGGCggagaaggagaaggtggggaaggagctggaggagaagaggaaggaggcAGCGGCGACGGCGGAGtcactgaggcagcagctcgGGGTCTGCATGGGAACCAag ATGTCCCACCTGGACCTGCCGGGCTCGCGGGTGCCGGGCAGCACCGCCCGCTCAGGCTCCTTCCCTGGCATGGGCACCTACATGGAGCTCCTGAAGAACCCAGCCACCCTGGGCACCATGG CAGGAATGCAGAACCCGGCAGAGCtccagcagatgctgcagctgatgGAGCAGTACACGGCCACCCTGAAGAACGCCAG TGGATAA
- the LOC135284723 gene encoding uncharacterized protein LOC135284723 isoform X2 — protein MEVKGHFTYRAIYNNASANVLAAGAELSPVQHKQKLFWAVTCHKPRPTRNNYSVTRSATATSRHGHRQSRSDCPLLFPPSPPIPFGPLLSIPVPSVPSGMDPAVPRATLKVLALCTALLVLVAAVTVAVAVSLWRSEVLGQLRGCRERAANESRELGTHLGELERDRERLRSDGDTLRRELARAQGDSARDNASLVSCRERAARLEANVTALGNELVALRRERAELAGAKVALQEEVARGAEQAQGLRRRLQEALEQQRELWERRERCEGRQRELQDSLRDYAAELEALRRRARDRGSGRRCPPGHRKG, from the exons ATGGAGGTAAAAGGCCATTTTACATACAGAGCAATATACAATAATGCATCAGCTAATGTCCTCgcagctggggcagagctgtccCCTGTCCAGCACAAACAAAAACTATTCTGGGCCGTGACCTGCCACAAACCTCGGCCCACGCGCAACAATTACAGTGTCACCAGAAGCGCCACCGCCACATCCCGGCACGGCCACCGCCAGAGCAGGTCCGACTGTCCTCTCCTGTTCCCTCCGTCCCCTCCTATCCCCTTTGGTCCCCTCCTGTCCattcctgtcccctctgtcccctccggCATGGACCCCGCGGTGCCCAGGGCCACGCTGAAGGTGCTGGCGCTGTGCACGgcgctgctggtgctggtggcgGCGGTGACAGTGGCGGTGGCGGTGTCGCTGTGGCGCTCCgaggtgctggggcagctgcgggGCTGCCGGGAGCGGGCAGCGAACGAGAGCCGGGAGCTCGGGACCCACCTGGGGGAGCTGGAACGGGACCGGGAGCGGCTGCGGAGCGACGGGGACACGCTGCGCCGAGAGCTGGCACGGGCACAAGGGGACAGCGCCAGGGACAATGCCAGCCTCGTGTCCTGCCGGGAGCGCGCG gccaggctggaggccAATGTCACCGCGCTGGGGAACGAGCTGGTGGCGCTGCGGCGGGAGCGGGCCGAGCTGGCCGGTGCCAAAGTGGCGCTGCAAG AGGAGGTGGCGCGGGGCGCGGAGCAGGCGCAGGGGCTCCGGCGGCGGCTGCAGGaggcgctggagcagcagcgGGAGCTGTGGGAGCGCCGGGAGCGCTGCGAGGGGCGACAgcgggagctgcaggacagcct CCGGGACTACGCGGCCGAGCTGGAGGCGCTGCGGCGGCGGGCCCGGGACAGAGGCAGCGGGCGCAGGTGTCCCCCGGGTCACCG GAAGGGCTGA
- the PLVAP gene encoding plasmalemma vesicle-associated protein isoform X1, whose translation MEKSSFAMAKFGLEHKEAMPKRDCGFYLKYIFLFTSLIQFLIILGLVLFMVYGNAQAGTDTHLRLLEEQVQSHYRRIVTLSATNANLSRALNATLKDKDKLQGMALKVQRELEKCNSSQASSSIPQLRELLFRQVRLTECQVITTLINTTCNAEKLQLQRQLDQASSSKKSLEDSGRQSQAELAKATRERDRCQQDLQSARTEGDLSRMELEVQKHRCSSLQSDVSEKILRISELAKQYQCKEAEKELGQIRDRVEGLLRRQQERDAHFVWRSSCELSVQQCRHNCSRDTQELHKRIQGLEKREKDGEEERKRMQAEKEKVGKELEEKRKEAAATAESLRQQLGVCMGTKMSHLDLPGSRVPGSTARSGSFPGMGTYMELLKNPATLGTMGESLGGLGTRWGVTMSPGCPSHQSHRNSWIPPQSHGFHPIPIPPQSHQSQSHQSHPKSTLAPLDPIPWVPPQSSRNAEPGRAPADAAADGAVHGHPEERQWITLENPMENQECRPGSASRSTDGNPCPRATLPLSLCPRVPNPTPCVPSDVSLPLGWSGTTAGPKSGDNSLLVWVEIHGKIGNFGSGNSTQRGGAHPKDRDVLVLKGWRTALPLSSRPEFGDNMPLLQMEIHGKIGNFGSGNSTQRGWTRLRMRHRDVLVPRG comes from the exons ATGGAGAAGAGCAGCTTCGCCATGGCCAAGTTCGGGCTGGAGCACAAGGAGGCGATGCCGAAGCGCGATTGCGGTTTTTACCTCaaatacattttccttttcacctCGCTGATCCAATTCCTGATCATCCTGGGGCTCGTGCTCTTCATGGTGTACGGGAACGCCCAGGCGGGCACTGACACccacctgaggctcctggaGGAGCAGGTGCAGAGCCACTACCGCAGGATTGTCACCCTGAGCGCCACCAACGCCAACCTGAGCCGCGCGCTCAACGCCACCCTGAAGGACAAGGACAAGCTGCAGGGGATGGCGCTGAAggtgcagagggagctggagaagtgTAACAGCAGCCAGGCCTCTAGCAGCATCCCGCAG CTGCGGGAGCTCCTGTTCCGGCAGGTGAGGCTGACCGAGTGCCAGGTGATCACCACCCTCATCAACACCACCTGCAATG CCgagaagctgcagctgcagcgGCAGCTGGACCAGGCCAGCTCATCCAAGAAAAGCCTGGAGGACAGCGGGCggcagagccaggctgagctggccAAAGCCACCCGTGAGAGGGACAGGTGccagcaggacctgcagagCGCCAGGACCGAGGGCGACCTGagcaggatggagctggaggTGCAGAAACAccgctgcagctccctgcagagcgATGTGAGCGAGAAAATCCTGAGGATTTCGGAGCTGGCCAAGCAATACCAGTGCAAAGAAGCCGagaaggagctggggcagatccgGGACCGCGTGGAGGGGCTGCTGCGGCGGCAGCAGGAGCGCGACGCGCACTTCGTGtggaggagcagctgtgagctGAGCGTGCAGCAGTGCCGCCACAACTGCTCCCGCGACACGCAGGAGCTGCACAAGAGGATCCAGGGCCTGGAGAAGCGCGAGAAGGACGGcgaggaggagaggaagaggatgCAGGCggagaaggagaaggtggggaaggagctggaggagaagaggaaggaggcAGCGGCGACGGCGGAGtcactgaggcagcagctcgGGGTCTGCATGGGAACCAag ATGTCCCACCTGGACCTGCCGGGCTCGCGGGTGCCGGGCAGCACCGCCCGCTCAGGCTCCTTCCCTGGCATGGGCACCTACATGGAGCTCCTGAAGAACCCAGCCACCCTGGGCACCATGGGTGAGTCcctggggggactggggacacgctggggggtcaccatgtcccctgggtgcccatcccatcaatcccatcgCAATTCATGGatcccaccccaatcccacggattccatcccatcccaatcccaccccaatcccatcaatcccaatcccatcaatcccatcccaaatccaccCTTGCTCCcctggatcccatcccatgggtcCCACCCCAATCCAGCAGGAATGCAGAACCCGGCAGAGCtccagcagatgctgcagctgatgGAGCAGTACACGGCCACCCTGAAGAACGCCAG TGGATAACGCTGGAAAATCCCATGGAAAACCAGGAGTGCCGCCCAGGAAGTGCTTCCCGCAGTACGGATGGCAACCcctgccccagggccaccctccctctgtccctttgtccccgtgtccccaaccCCACCCCGTGTGTCCCCTCAGATGTATCCCTGCCTCTCGGCTGGAGCGGGACAACAGCCGGCCCCAAATCTGGGGACAACTCGCTGCTCGTGTGGGTGGAAATTCATGGGAAAATCGGGAATTTTGGGAGCGGGAATTCCACACAGAGGGGTGGGGCACACCCAAAGGACAGGGATGTCCTTGTCCTCAAAGGATGGAGGACAGCGCTGCCCTTGTCCTCCCGCCCTGAATTTGGGGACAACATGCCACTCCTGCAGatggaaatccatggaaaaattgggaattttgggagcgGGAATTCCACACAGAGGGGTTGGACACGCCTGAGGATGAGGCACAGGGATGTCCTTGTCCCCAGAGGATGA
- the PLVAP gene encoding plasmalemma vesicle-associated protein isoform X4 produces the protein MEKSSFAMAKFGLEHKEAMPKRDCGFYLKYIFLFTSLIQFLIILGLVLFMVYGNAQAGTDTHLRLLEEQVQSHYRRIVTLSATNANLSRALNATLKDKDKLQGMALKVQRELEKCNSSQASSSIPQLRELLFRQVRLTECQVITTLINTTCNAEKLQLQRQLDQASSSKKSLEDSGRQSQAELAKATRERDRCQQDLQSARTEGDLSRMELEVQKHRCSSLQSDVSEKILRISELAKQYQCKEAEKELGQIRDRVEGLLRRQQERDAHFVWRSSCELSVQQCRHNCSRDTQELHKRIQGLEKREKDGEEERKRMQAEKEKVGKELEEKRKEAAATAESLRQQLGVCMGTKMSHLDLPGSRVPGSTARSGSFPGMGTYMELLKNPATLGTMGMQNPAELQQMLQLMEQYTATLKNASG, from the exons ATGGAGAAGAGCAGCTTCGCCATGGCCAAGTTCGGGCTGGAGCACAAGGAGGCGATGCCGAAGCGCGATTGCGGTTTTTACCTCaaatacattttccttttcacctCGCTGATCCAATTCCTGATCATCCTGGGGCTCGTGCTCTTCATGGTGTACGGGAACGCCCAGGCGGGCACTGACACccacctgaggctcctggaGGAGCAGGTGCAGAGCCACTACCGCAGGATTGTCACCCTGAGCGCCACCAACGCCAACCTGAGCCGCGCGCTCAACGCCACCCTGAAGGACAAGGACAAGCTGCAGGGGATGGCGCTGAAggtgcagagggagctggagaagtgTAACAGCAGCCAGGCCTCTAGCAGCATCCCGCAG CTGCGGGAGCTCCTGTTCCGGCAGGTGAGGCTGACCGAGTGCCAGGTGATCACCACCCTCATCAACACCACCTGCAATG CCgagaagctgcagctgcagcgGCAGCTGGACCAGGCCAGCTCATCCAAGAAAAGCCTGGAGGACAGCGGGCggcagagccaggctgagctggccAAAGCCACCCGTGAGAGGGACAGGTGccagcaggacctgcagagCGCCAGGACCGAGGGCGACCTGagcaggatggagctggaggTGCAGAAACAccgctgcagctccctgcagagcgATGTGAGCGAGAAAATCCTGAGGATTTCGGAGCTGGCCAAGCAATACCAGTGCAAAGAAGCCGagaaggagctggggcagatccgGGACCGCGTGGAGGGGCTGCTGCGGCGGCAGCAGGAGCGCGACGCGCACTTCGTGtggaggagcagctgtgagctGAGCGTGCAGCAGTGCCGCCACAACTGCTCCCGCGACACGCAGGAGCTGCACAAGAGGATCCAGGGCCTGGAGAAGCGCGAGAAGGACGGcgaggaggagaggaagaggatgCAGGCggagaaggagaaggtggggaaggagctggaggagaagaggaaggaggcAGCGGCGACGGCGGAGtcactgaggcagcagctcgGGGTCTGCATGGGAACCAag ATGTCCCACCTGGACCTGCCGGGCTCGCGGGTGCCGGGCAGCACCGCCCGCTCAGGCTCCTTCCCTGGCATGGGCACCTACATGGAGCTCCTGAAGAACCCAGCCACCCTGGGCACCATGG GAATGCAGAACCCGGCAGAGCtccagcagatgctgcagctgatgGAGCAGTACACGGCCACCCTGAAGAACGCCAG TGGATAA
- the PLVAP gene encoding plasmalemma vesicle-associated protein isoform X2, with protein MEKSSFAMAKFGLEHKEAMPKRDCGFYLKYIFLFTSLIQFLIILGLVLFMVYGNAQAGTDTHLRLLEEQVQSHYRRIVTLSATNANLSRALNATLKDKDKLQGMALKVQRELEKCNSSQASSSIPQLRELLFRQVRLTECQVITTLINTTCNAEKLQLQRQLDQASSSKKSLEDSGRQSQAELAKATRERDRCQQDLQSARTEGDLSRMELEVQKHRCSSLQSDVSEKILRISELAKQYQCKEAEKELGQIRDRVEGLLRRQQERDAHFVWRSSCELSVQQCRHNCSRDTQELHKRIQGLEKREKDGEEERKRMQAEKEKVGKELEEKRKEAAATAESLRQQLGVCMGTKMSHLDLPGSRVPGSTARSGSFPGMGTYMELLKNPATLGTMGESLGGLGTRWGVTMSPGCPSHQSHRNSWIPPQSHGFHPIPIPPQSHQSQSHQSHPKSTLAPLDPIPWVPPQSSRNAEPGRAPADAAADGAVHGHPEERQVRGQR; from the exons ATGGAGAAGAGCAGCTTCGCCATGGCCAAGTTCGGGCTGGAGCACAAGGAGGCGATGCCGAAGCGCGATTGCGGTTTTTACCTCaaatacattttccttttcacctCGCTGATCCAATTCCTGATCATCCTGGGGCTCGTGCTCTTCATGGTGTACGGGAACGCCCAGGCGGGCACTGACACccacctgaggctcctggaGGAGCAGGTGCAGAGCCACTACCGCAGGATTGTCACCCTGAGCGCCACCAACGCCAACCTGAGCCGCGCGCTCAACGCCACCCTGAAGGACAAGGACAAGCTGCAGGGGATGGCGCTGAAggtgcagagggagctggagaagtgTAACAGCAGCCAGGCCTCTAGCAGCATCCCGCAG CTGCGGGAGCTCCTGTTCCGGCAGGTGAGGCTGACCGAGTGCCAGGTGATCACCACCCTCATCAACACCACCTGCAATG CCgagaagctgcagctgcagcgGCAGCTGGACCAGGCCAGCTCATCCAAGAAAAGCCTGGAGGACAGCGGGCggcagagccaggctgagctggccAAAGCCACCCGTGAGAGGGACAGGTGccagcaggacctgcagagCGCCAGGACCGAGGGCGACCTGagcaggatggagctggaggTGCAGAAACAccgctgcagctccctgcagagcgATGTGAGCGAGAAAATCCTGAGGATTTCGGAGCTGGCCAAGCAATACCAGTGCAAAGAAGCCGagaaggagctggggcagatccgGGACCGCGTGGAGGGGCTGCTGCGGCGGCAGCAGGAGCGCGACGCGCACTTCGTGtggaggagcagctgtgagctGAGCGTGCAGCAGTGCCGCCACAACTGCTCCCGCGACACGCAGGAGCTGCACAAGAGGATCCAGGGCCTGGAGAAGCGCGAGAAGGACGGcgaggaggagaggaagaggatgCAGGCggagaaggagaaggtggggaaggagctggaggagaagaggaaggaggcAGCGGCGACGGCGGAGtcactgaggcagcagctcgGGGTCTGCATGGGAACCAag ATGTCCCACCTGGACCTGCCGGGCTCGCGGGTGCCGGGCAGCACCGCCCGCTCAGGCTCCTTCCCTGGCATGGGCACCTACATGGAGCTCCTGAAGAACCCAGCCACCCTGGGCACCATGGGTGAGTCcctggggggactggggacacgctggggggtcaccatgtcccctgggtgcccatcccatcaatcccatcgCAATTCATGGatcccaccccaatcccacggattccatcccatcccaatcccaccccaatcccatcaatcccaatcccatcaatcccatcccaaatccaccCTTGCTCCcctggatcccatcccatgggtcCCACCCCAATCCAGCAGGAATGCAGAACCCGGCAGAGCtccagcagatgctgcagctgatgGAGCAGTACACGGCCACCCTGAAGAACGCCAGGTGAGGGGACAGAGGTGA
- the LOC135284723 gene encoding ciliary rootlet coiled-coil protein 2-like isoform X3, with translation MEVKGHFTYRAIYNNASANVLAAGAELSPVQHKQKLFWAVTCHKPRPTRNNYSVTRSATATSRHGHRQSRSDCPLLFPPSPPIPFGPLLSIPVPSVPSGMDPAVPRATLKVLALCTALLVLVAAVTVAVAVSLWRSEVLGQLRGCRERAANESRELGTHLGELERDRERLRSDGDTLRRELARAQGDSARDNASLVSCRERAARLEANVTALGNELVALRRERAELAGAKVALQEEVARGAEQAQGLRRRLQEALEQQRELWERRERCEGRQRELQDSLRDYAAELEALRRRARDRGSGRRKG, from the exons ATGGAGGTAAAAGGCCATTTTACATACAGAGCAATATACAATAATGCATCAGCTAATGTCCTCgcagctggggcagagctgtccCCTGTCCAGCACAAACAAAAACTATTCTGGGCCGTGACCTGCCACAAACCTCGGCCCACGCGCAACAATTACAGTGTCACCAGAAGCGCCACCGCCACATCCCGGCACGGCCACCGCCAGAGCAGGTCCGACTGTCCTCTCCTGTTCCCTCCGTCCCCTCCTATCCCCTTTGGTCCCCTCCTGTCCattcctgtcccctctgtcccctccggCATGGACCCCGCGGTGCCCAGGGCCACGCTGAAGGTGCTGGCGCTGTGCACGgcgctgctggtgctggtggcgGCGGTGACAGTGGCGGTGGCGGTGTCGCTGTGGCGCTCCgaggtgctggggcagctgcgggGCTGCCGGGAGCGGGCAGCGAACGAGAGCCGGGAGCTCGGGACCCACCTGGGGGAGCTGGAACGGGACCGGGAGCGGCTGCGGAGCGACGGGGACACGCTGCGCCGAGAGCTGGCACGGGCACAAGGGGACAGCGCCAGGGACAATGCCAGCCTCGTGTCCTGCCGGGAGCGCGCG gccaggctggaggccAATGTCACCGCGCTGGGGAACGAGCTGGTGGCGCTGCGGCGGGAGCGGGCCGAGCTGGCCGGTGCCAAAGTGGCGCTGCAAG AGGAGGTGGCGCGGGGCGCGGAGCAGGCGCAGGGGCTCCGGCGGCGGCTGCAGGaggcgctggagcagcagcgGGAGCTGTGGGAGCGCCGGGAGCGCTGCGAGGGGCGACAgcgggagctgcaggacagcct CCGGGACTACGCGGCCGAGCTGGAGGCGCTGCGGCGGCGGGCCCGGGACAGAGGCAGCGGGCGCAG GAAGGGCTGA